A segment of the Oncorhynchus tshawytscha isolate Ot180627B linkage group LG19, Otsh_v2.0, whole genome shotgun sequence genome:
gctatgataccttattgacatcacttgttaaatccacttcaatcagtgtagatgaaggggaggagaaaggttaaagaaagatttttaagccttgagatgtgtgccattcagagggtgaatgggcaagacaaaagattgaagtgcctttgaacagagtatggtGGTAAGTGCCAGGCGcgggtgtgtcaagaactgcagcgctgctgagtttttcacgctcaacagtttcccgtgtgtatcaagaatgttccactacccaaatgacatccagccaacttgacacaactgtgggaatcattggagtcaTGGGCCATCATCCCTGTTGAATGATTTCGACACtttgtagagtctatgccctgatgaatttaggctgttctgagggcaaaagtgttgggtgcaactcaatattaggaaggtgttgctaatattttgtatactcagtgtatatacacattgtaagttgtatttaatccattttcaggCTTTTTCAAACGTGAAGAAATGAATACTCAGTTGTTGATTGACTGGGGTAATGACTAATGGGGCTGAGTTTTCACCGTCGTCGTCGGTGCCAGTGCTAAAGAAGGGATAGAGTTTCTTATTGAAAGAATAATCAGTGAAGGAGTAGATATGAGAGCTGTTATCCACATCATAGAAGGAGACCTGGCCTTGTTCATAATCAACATAAACCCCTATCTTCTGGGGCTTCTGGCTAAGAGCGATGAGGATAGCAGGGCTTTCAGCAGCTACATACCTATCCCCATCCCTCAGACATATAGCCAGGTATCCATGGCCAGGGCTCAGGGTGACCCCACTCTTCCTGTTGATGGACTCTATGGCCACTCCTAAATCCAACCTAGTCTTACCTTTCACCTGCACCTCATAGTAGAATCTCCCTGAGGAGAAGCCCTCCTTTGCTAGGACATTAACAACTGAATTAAACCTTTCAGGGCCGTCTGTGACATTTTGCCGGAGATCTCCAATTCTCACTTGTTTCCCGTCTTCAGAGACAATGAGGTACGGATGTGCTGTGTCAGGGTCCAGAGTCACATCCACTGCACACGTCTTAATCCTTCCCAACTCAGCTGCAGACAGCCTGCTCTCTTCACTATTCAGTGCTTCTCTCAGCTTGTTCACAGCTCTCCTCATAGACCCCACACTTGGATCACTGTGAATGCTGACCTCAGACCAGTCAATGGTGGCCGGTGGGGTACACAGGGACGGGAACATCTGGAGAAGGTGAAGGTGGTCCTCAATGTGTGAGAGCTGCTCCAGTTCAGAGCTTCTCTCCTGTAGTTTAGAGATTTCCTGTGTTAGCTCTAGAATGTGCTCTATAGCCATGGTTGTTGCTGCTTTCTGCTTCTTTTCGATCTCCTCAATGACATCTACATAGGTCTTCTGAATGAGCCGTGTCACTTCAGTCAGGAACAGCAAAgtgtcctctttctccctctccacatTTTTCTCGGTGAGTTTTGCAGAGTGTACGATCTCCTTCATCTTCTTTCGTCGGTCCTGGATCATCAGCTGCATTTCCCCCCGCACTTTCTTGAAGTCTGTCTCTCCACACTCATCCCTTGTGTTGACATAGTGGTGACTGACCTGCTCCTTGTCCTTACAGAATGGATACTGACCAGTTTGACCGCTTCCACAGGTGTGTCtgtcttgttttatactgtattCATACTCcaggtcttcctcctcctcatcatcaatCTCAATATCTTCTTCGTCCAGAGTAGCGGTGCGCACCAGGCACACATATAAAACCAGGTACAACAGGCTGGCATGCAGGCCCCTCCCTATCCACTTGTTGTTTGGCGACATAGCTGGGAACAAGACAACACAGTcagttattttttgttttgttttgtttctatTTAGTTTAGTTCAGTTTAGCTTAGTTTCAGTTCAGTCTATGTAAAACATGAATGGAAATTACCATTCAAGAACTGAAACTTGATTGACTGGTGCAGATCAGATGTACAGATAAAGCCAGCATTGGTCACAGGTATTCTCGGGGTAAAACCTTTGGTTGGCACAGTCTGCCAGTCAGTGACTCATGCATCACGTGCCTTGTTAAACTGAAACCAAAACAATGATAGAGATACATATATTTgcctctaaaatatattttctatttcagttttaaaaagaatacaaaaaaaacattcaaacacCCAGTAGGGACAGTAGGGTCGTTCCACTAATAGAGTGTCCTTTGCCTCCCTTTGatattttatactgaacaaaaatatgcaacatgtaaagtgttggtcccagaaatgttccatatgcacaaaaaagcttatttttcaaaATGTCTGCACAAATcattttacatccctgttagtgaccatTTCTTCTTTACCAAGACAAAGTAACCCCTTTttcaaacttgagtaaaagtaatgttatgttaatagaaaattactcaagtaaaagtgaaagtcacccagtaaaattctacttgagtaaaagcctaaaagtatttggttttaaatatatatacagtaccagtcaaaagtttggacacacctactcattcaagggtttttctttatttgtactattttctacattgtagaataataggtaagacatcaaaactatgaattaacacacatagaattatgtagtaaccaagaaagtgttaaacaaatcaaaatacattttatatttgagattcttcaaattagccaccctttgccttgatgacagctttgcacacaagtaaaagtataaacaatTCAAATTCTTGCTATTAAGCAAACCAAACAGTACAATTTTcttctttcatttttttttacacatagcCAAGAGCACACTCCAACGctaagacataatttacaaatgaagcatttgtgtttagtgagtccgccagatcagatgcagtggggatgaccagggattttctcttgatAAGTATGTGAATTGAAACAgttccctgtcctgctaagcattcaaaatgtaattagTACTTTTAGGTGACACGGTATAGGGTAAAAAGTACATCTtattttttaggaatgtagtggtgtaaaaatataaatactaaagtaaagaacagataccccccaaaaaactactggaGTAGTACTAGTAATACGGTCCCCATAACAGCCCTAGTCCAATCTATACATGACTTTTCTATCGAAGCATTAAGAAATATCCCCTTGGTAAATAAACCTGTTCACTCACCTGATTGTGTGCTTGTCTAGTAGTGTTTCTGTATGACTATCTTCTTTCACTTCAGTGATAATCACTTGAGGCGATTACtttatatagcctacagtacCTGGCCAGGACAGTTTCACTTTACTGTATTACCCTGAAGTCAGTTACCGTACCAGCGTAAAATATGTatttcctcctccccttctcctaaAGAACTATTACATCAT
Coding sequences within it:
- the LOC112218763 gene encoding pyrin, whose product is MSPNNKWIGRGLHASLLYLVLYVCLVRTATLDEEDIEIDDEEEEDLEYEYSIKQDRHTCGSGQTGQYPFCKDKEQVSHHYVNTRDECGETDFKKVRGEMQLMIQDRRKKMKEIVHSAKLTEKNVEREKEDTLLFLTEVTRLIQKTYVDVIEEIEKKQKAATTMAIEHILELTQEISKLQERSSELEQLSHIEDHLHLLQMFPSLCTPPATIDWSEVSIHSDPSVGSMRRAVNKLREALNSEESRLSAAELGRIKTCAVDVTLDPDTAHPYLIVSEDGKQVRIGDLRQNVTDGPERFNSVVNVLAKEGFSSGRFYYEVQVKGKTRLDLGVAIESINRKSGVTLSPGHGYLAICLRDGDRYVAAESPAILIALSQKPQKIGVYVDYEQGQVSFYDVDNSSHIYSFTDYSFNKKLYPFFSTGTDDDGENSAPLVITPVNQQLSIHFFTFEKA